From a region of the Gossypium raimondii isolate GPD5lz chromosome 10, ASM2569854v1, whole genome shotgun sequence genome:
- the LOC105776528 gene encoding lysine-specific demethylase JMJ28 isoform X2 produces the protein MEGEGAIPDHLRCNRTDGRQWRCKRRVMEGKKLCELHHIQGRHRQNKQKVPESLKMQRKKRKKKVFEKNKLEIRAKLLKLARPVKRKRVIGGESEALDEAVRKMKLKRGDLPLELIRMVLKREAEKKKKKRKESECSDFDDDDDDDDDDEKGDLMRELPNGLMAISSSSPHFDNAGSCSGSGSASGSGSVSGSCINVKVGETDNNAVAITRRRFRSKNIEPLPVGTLQVLPYKKNGANLRRGRRIRCHWCRKGGAPNLIKCSSCKQQFFCLDCIKEHYFFKREEVQVACPVCRGTCGCRACSVSQRRDDELFIFQEFLRDKIKVDKVLDFHYLICMLLPVFKQINQDQSVEIDVEAKIQGKKLCDIQVQPAESGGNKEYCCYCKTLILDFHRSCPKCSYSLCLSCCRDIFQGNLFGTIKEVNCKCPKRRKTCLPGICLSDRKSVRITRQTSDSRYSDSFVSLPSQKAPDGSVPISCPPSEFGGCGDGLLDLRCILPQSWFKELEVSAEEIVGSYELPEAFDTFSCCSLCPATDDEAKRVKQLQEASRRENSNDNFLFYPTVLNIHGDNLEHFQKHWCKGHPVIFRNVLRTTALSWDPIFLFCSYLKNSVAKAENEEPSKATTCSDWFEVEIGIKQLFLGSLRGLAQSSMCDEKLKLKGWLSSPLFQEQFPDHYSEIIQSLPLREYMNPGSGILNIAARLPQEITKPDLGPSVSISYCSSEELAQANSVTNLCYGLCDMVNVLAHATDAPVCMKQLNKIRKLMKKKKFQDERELAKTHLDQKMANEVKEKSKSNGENIKVGLNGMIYKEMHSRNTVPKLSRSPSAVHDAHDKEDSSDSDSDSDSDCNSNSEAALHPCDTIHGSEALEDQEIFGKRTDLAKSCGAEWDVFRRQDVPKLMEYLRKHSNEFGHTCGFQKHVVHPILDQNFFLDTSHKRRLKEEYEIEPWTFEQHVGEAIIIPAGCPYQIRNVKSCVNVVLDFVSPENVTECIRLINEFRLLPDDHKAKAKKFEVEKMALYRISAAIKEIRELICSEFRSSAELSE, from the exons ATGGAGGGGGAAGGTGCTATACCGGACCATCTCCGGTGCAATCGAACAGACGGGAGACAATGGCGGTGTAAGCGACGTGTAATGGAAGGAAAAAAGCTCTGTGAGCTTCACCATATCCAAGGCCGTCATCGACAGAATAAACAGAAAGTGCCGGAATCCTTGAAAATGCAaaggaaaaagaggaaaaagaaggTTTTTGAGAAGAATAAGCTTGAAATTAGGGCAAAGTTGCTGAAATTAGCGAGGCCGGTGAAGAGGAAGCGAGTGATCGGAGGGGAATCGGAGGCGTTAGATGAAGCTGTTCGTAAGATGAAACTGAAGAGAGGGGATTTGCCATTGGAGCTTATAAGGATGGTTTTGAAAAGAGAAgctgagaagaagaaaaagaaaaggaaagaaagtgagtgtagtgattttgatgatgatgatgatgatgatgatgatgatgaaaagGGTGACTTGATGAGAGAATTGCCTAATGGGTTAATGGCTATTTCTTCGTCAAGTCCACATTTTGATAATGCAGGTTCATGCTCTGGTTCTGGTTCGGCTTCCGGTTCTGGTTCTGTTTCAGGTTCTTGTATTAATGTTAAAGTAGGAGAAACTGATAATAATGCTGTTGCCATTACCAGAAGGCGGTTTCGGTCTAAGAACATTGAACCATTACCTGTTGGTACATTGCAG GTTCTGCCATACAAGAAGAATGGAGCAAATttgaggagagggagaagaataagGTGCCATTGGTGTCGAAAAGGCGGTGCTCCTAATTTGATCAAGTGTTCTAGTTGTAAACAGCAGTTCTTTTGCTTGGATTGCATAAAAGAACA CTATTTTTTTAAGCGAGAAGAAGTTCAGGTAGCTTGTCCGGTATGCCGTGGAACTTGTGGCTGCAGGGCCTGCTCAGTGAGTCAACGTAGAGACGATGAAT tatttatatttcaGGAGTTTCTAAGGGACAAGATCAAAGTAGACAAGGTGTTAGATTTTCATTATTTGATCTGCATGCTCCTTCCTGTTTTTAAGCAAATAAACCAAGACCAGAGTGTTGAGATTGATGTGGAGGCCAAAATTCAAG GCAAAAAACTCTGTGATATTCAGGTCCAACCTGCTGAATCTGGTGGCAATAAGGAATACTGTTG TTACTGCAAGACTCTCATTCTGGATTTCCATAGAAGCTGCCCAAAGTGTTCATATAGCCTCTGCTTAAGTTGTTGTCGGGATATCTTTCAAGGGAATTTATTCGGAACTATCAAAGAAGTTAACTGCAAATGCCCAAAGAGAAGGAAAACTTGTTTGCCCGGTATTTGCCTTTCAGATAGGAAATCTGTAAGAATAACCAGGCAGACCTCTGACAGTAGGTATTCTGATTCTTTTGTATCATTGCCTAGTCAGAAAGCTCCTGATGGCAGTGTTCCTATCTCATGCCCACCTAGTGAGTTTGGTGGTTGTGGTGATGGCCTTCTTGATCTGAGATGTATTTTGCCGCAAAGTTGGTTCAAAGAGCTGGAAGTAAGTGCTGAAGAGATAGTTGGCAGCTATGAATTGCCGGAAGCATTTGATACTTTTTCATGCTGCTCCTTATGTCCTGCGACAGATGATGAAGCCAAAAGGGTGAAGCAGTTGCAAGAGGCTTCTAGGAGAGAGAATTCAAATGATAACTTCCTATTTTACCCCACTGTATTGAACATTCATGGTGATAACCTGGAGCACTTCCAGAAGCATTGGTGTAAAGGCCATCCTGTAATATTTCGGAATGTTCTTCGGACTACTGCTTTAAGTTGGGATCCAATATTCTTGTTTTGCTCATATCTTAAGAATAGTGTTGCCAAAGCTGAGAACGAAGAGCCAAGTAAAGCTACAACTTGTTCAGACTGGTTTGAG GTTGAAATTGGTATTAAGCAGTTATTTTTGGGGTCATTAAGGGGGCTGGCACAATCTAGTATGTGTGATGAGAAGCTGAAACTGAAGGGCTGGCTTTCTTCTCCTTTATTTCAAGAACAATTCCCGGATCATTATTCTGAAATCATTCAATCTTTACCACTTCGAGAATATATGAATCCTGGAAGCGGCATTTTGAACATTGCTGCAAGGTTGCCACAAGAAATCACAAAGCCTGACCTAGGTCCATCTGTCTCTATCTCTTATTGCAGCAGTGAGGAACTTGCACAAGCCAATTCCGTGACAAATTTGTGTTATGGTTTATGTGATATG GTTAATGTTTTGGCACATGCTACAGATGCTCCTGTTTGCATGAAGcaacttaataaaataagaaagttaatgaaaaagaaaaaatttcaagaCGAAAGGGAACTTGCTAAGACTCACCTTGATCAAAAGATGGCTAATGAAGTGAAAGAAAAATCTAAGTCAAATGGTGAAAACATAAAAGTAGGATTGAATGGTATGATCTATAAAGAAATGCATTCTCGTAACACAGTTCCAAAACTTTCTCGATCACCTTCTGCGGTGCATGATGCACATGATAAGGAAGACAGCTCTGACTCTGACTCTGATTCTGATTCCGACTGTAATTCAAATTCTGAAGCTGCACTACATCCATGTGATACCATTCACGGCTCAGAAGCATTAGAAGATCAGGAAATCTTTGGGAAAAGAACAGATTTGGCTAAGTCTTGTGGTGCAGAATGGGATGTCTTCCGCAGACAGGATGTTCCAAAGCTTATGGAGTACCTTAGAAAGCATTCAAATGAGTTTGGTCATACATGTGGCTTTCAGAAACAT GTGGTTCATCCAATCCTCGATCAGAATTTCTTTCTTGATACAAGTCACAAAAGGAGGCTGAAAGAGGAGTATG AAATTGAGCCCTGGACATTTGAACAACATGTTGGAGAAGCCATAATAATTCCAGCTGGCTGTCCATACCAGATTAGAAACGTTAAG TCCTGTGTTAATGTGGTTTTGGACTTTGTTTCACCGGAAAATGTGACCGAGTGTATCCGGTTGATCAATGAATTTCGTCTGCTTCCAGACGATCATAAAGCCAAAGCAAAAAAGTTTgag GTTGAGAAGATGGCCCTGTATAGGATTAGTGCAGCAATAAAAGAAATCCGCGAGCTTATATGTTCAGA GTTTAGGTCCAGTGCTGAGCTCAGTGAGTAG